Proteins found in one Emys orbicularis isolate rEmyOrb1 chromosome 23, rEmyOrb1.hap1, whole genome shotgun sequence genomic segment:
- the LSM10 gene encoding U7 snRNA-associated Sm-like protein LSm10, whose product MEISHSVKERTIAENSLVILLQGIHGYVTTVDLRDESTALGRITNVDAFMNIRLAEVTFTDRQGRVSQLDDLFVTGRNVRYVHIPDEVDIKATVEKQLQLIHKVRYFGGRDKGRKEFPTARHK is encoded by the coding sequence ATGGAAATCAGCCACTCTGTCAAAGAGCGCACCATTGCTGAGAACAGCCTGGTCATCCTACTCCAAGGTATCCACGGCTATGTCACCACAGTCGATCTCCGCGACGAGAGCACAGCGCTGGGCCGCATCACCAATGTGGATGCCTTCATGAACATTCGCCTGGCCGAGGTGACCTTCACAGACAGACAGGGCAGAGTCTCCCAGCTGGATGACCTGTTTGTGACGGGCAGGAATGTCCGCTATGTCCATATCCCTGACGAAGTGGATATCAAGGccacagtggagaagcagctgcagctgatcCACAAGGTGCGCTACTTTGGAGGCCGAGACAAAGGGAGAAAGGAATTCCCTACAGCGAGACACAAATAA
- the OSCP1 gene encoding protein OSCP1 isoform X2, whose protein sequence is MSARTLPLLFLNLGGEMLYILDQRLRAQSIPGEKARKVMNDIITTMFNKKFMEELFKPQELYSKKALRTVYDRLAHASIMRLNQASMDKLYDLMTMAFKYQVLLCPRPKDILLVTFNHLDAIKDFIRDSPNILNQVDETFRQLIDMYSCLSAGEFQLIRQTLLIFFQDMHIRVSIFLKDKVQNSNGRFVLPISGPVPWGTEVPGLIRMFNCNGDEVKRVEFTNGGNYISPQREGSFDLYGDRVLKLGTNMYSVSRPVETHMSGASKSLASHTKENAAPNPLAKEELNFLARLMGGLEIKKPNGSEPGFRLNLFTTDEEEEHAALTRPEELSYKVINIQATQDQQQNEELARIMGEFEVTDQPRQSTSKGDDLLAMMDEL, encoded by the exons TTATGAATGATATCATCACAACCATGTTCAATAAAAAGTTTATGGAAGAGCTGTTTAAACCACAGGAACTCTATTCCAAGAAGGCCCTGAGAACAGTGTATGACCGGCTGGCTCATGCTTCAATCATGAGGCTGAACCAGGCGAGCATGGATAAG CTCTATGATCTTATGACTATGGCTTTCAAATACCAAGTTCTGCTCTGTCCTCGACCCAAAGACATACTGCTAGTCACTTTCAATCATCTGGATGCTATCAAGGATTTTATACGAGACTCCCCTAATATTCTTAACCAAGTGGACGAAACATTTCGGCAGCTAATCGAT ATGTACAGTTGTCTCTCTGCTGGTGAATTTCAGCTGATCAGGCAAACACTCCTCATTTTCTTTCAGGACATGCACATCAGG GTCTCCATCTTTCTAAAGGATAAAGTACAAAACTCGAATGGTCGTTTTGTGCTGCCTATATCAGGTCCTGTTCCATGGGGAACAGAAGTTCCAGGACTCATCAG GATGTTTAATTGCAATGGAGATGAAGTTAAAAGGGTTGAATTCACCAATGGTGGAAATTATATCAGTCCACAAAGGGAAGGTTCATTTGATCTTTATGGAGACAGAGTGCTTAAACTGGGGACAAACAT GTACAGTGTTAGTCGGCCAGTAGAGACGCATATGTCAGGAGCATCCAAGAGTTTGGCATCCCACACAAAG GAGAATGCAGCCCCTAACCCTCTTGCTAAAGAAGAACTGAACTTTTTGGCTAGACTAATGGGAGGCCTGGAGATCAAGAAACCCAATGGCAGTGAGCCGGGATTCCGATTAAACCTATTCACAACAGATGAGGAAGAAGA ACATGCAGCATTGACCAGGCCTGAAGAGTTATCTTACAAAGTTATCAACATACAAGCAACCCAG GACCAACAGCAGAATGAGGAGCTGGCTCGAATCATGGGAGAGTTTGAGGTGACAGATCAGCCCAGACAGAGCACAAGCAAGGGAGATGATTTACTGGCTATGATGGATGAATTATGA